A single Lactuca sativa cultivar Salinas chromosome 8, Lsat_Salinas_v11, whole genome shotgun sequence DNA region contains:
- the LOC111896768 gene encoding U-box domain-containing protein 33, which yields MELLRPSHPPVTMATDGCSGFSPAASSQDGFHLNSPVAADVFRGDKVYVAVGKSVEKAVSLFHWTFRRFRGREICVLHVHQPSPLIPTLLGKLPATQANPDVVSAYRREEKNQTDKLLLDYMSLCSRSKVNASFVTTENEQVRKGIMDLVNEYGVQKLVMGAVPETWMKVTKNSSKSSYAAKNAPPFCQIWFVNKGKLIYTKEPSESYDVMPPSIHQDSNTLRSQSLHYPGVERGLQQVYHCPRSRSISPHRSLVKTSSDSGCSSSTEHEEEALLYKQLEEVNMEAEASRNEAFQEFLKRKRLEAQASEAISKVKAYESAYAQELELRKAAEETLNCAKREHEQLLERREMAANELRKAMRNIAILENQVQEANRRREESAQELKLIQASITTLKIEKQTVQRQRFEAAKWLDRWKIREPAGSISCTDESTAARPPEFSYLDLETATCGFSESFKIGYEMYGSSVFKGEMSNRTVVIKKLHPNNLEAQSEFQQEVRVVGKLDHKHILKLIGTCHEAYALVYEYMPGSLESCLSNKSSSFSWKTRTRIISEIANTLMFLHTSRPEEIIHGNLTPKNILLDSELSCKLCNFRFSPLVNEETFRCRSFRLYEEGSGPFSFTDPVVLQTGNLTAKSDVYSFGMIILWLLTGNQSPGLSNEVRKVVSSSKLTSILDASAGEWPSFVVKRLADLGLRCCESNTRDRPVVSPVLVKELEQLSVIEDRRIPPFFLCPILKEIMYDPQLAADGFTYEGEALYGWFKNGRETSPMTNLKLSHLDLTPNHSLRVAIQDWLCNP from the exons ATGGAGCTTTTGAGACCATCACACCCTCCTGTCACCATGGCCACCGACGGCTGTTCTGGGTTTTCTCCAGCGGCGAGTTCCCAAGATGGGTTTCACCTGAACAGTCCGGTGGCGGCGGATGTTTTCCGTGGTGATAAGGTTTATGTGGCTGTTGGGAAGTCGGTGGAAAAGGCAGTGTCTTTGTTTCACTGGACTTTTCGGAGGTTTAGAGGTCGAGAGATTTGCGTACTTCATGTTCATCAACCTTCTCCCTTGATTCCAACACTTC TCGGTAAACTACCTGCAACTCAAGCAAACCCTGATGTCGTGTCTGCATATAGACGAGAAGAGAAGAACCAGACAGACAAGCTTCTTCTTGATTACATGAGCCTTTGCTCTCGATCAAAG GTTAATGCAAGCTTCGTGACCACTGAAAATGAGCAAGTTCGTAAGGGAATTATGGATTTAGTCAACGAATATGGCGTACAGAAGCTTGTTATGGGAGCTGTGCCAGAGAC TTGGATGAAGGTGACGAAGAACTCAAGCAAATCAAGTTACGCTGCCAAAAACGCTCCTCCATTTTGTCAAATTTGGTTTGTTAATAAAGGTAAACTTATTTACACGAAAGAACCTTCTGAATCCTACGATGTTATGCCACCATCGATTCATCAAGATTCCAACACTTTGAGATCTCAATCATTGCATTACCCCGGAGTGGAAAGGGGGTTACAGCAAGTTTACCATTGTCCGAGATCGAGATCGATTAGTCCACATCGTTCACTGGTGAAGACTTCTTCAGATTCTGGGTGTTCGTCGTCTACAGAACATGAAGAAGAAGCTTTGTTATACAAACAACTTGAAGAAGTCAACATGGAGGCAGAAGCATCCAGGAATGAAGCGTTTCAAGAGTTCTTAAAACGAAAAAGATTAGAAGCACAAGCTTCCGAAGCAATTAGCAAG GTGAAGGCTTATGAATCTGCTTATGCGCAAGAACTTGAACTAAGAAAAGCTGCGGAGGAGACGCTAAATTGTGCAAAACGAGAGCATGAACAACTCTTGGAACGAAGAGAAATGGCAGCAAACGAACTGCGTAAGGCGATGAGAAACATAGCGATCTTAGAGAATCAAGTACAAGAAGCAAACCGTAGACGTGAAGAATCCGCTCAAGAGTTGAAACTCATTCAAGCATCAATTACAACTCTAAAGATCGAAAAACAAACAGTTCAAAGACAAAGATTTGAAGCAGCAAAGTGGCTCGATAGGTGGAAAATTCGTGAACCTGCGGGAAGTATATCTTGTACAGATGAATCTACGGCGGCGAGACCACCGGAGTTTTCATATCTGGATTTGGAAACTGCAACTTGCGGTTTTTCTGAGAGCTTCAAGATTGGATATGAAATGTATGGTTCTTCCGTTTTTAAAGGTGAAATGTCGAATAGAACAGTCGTTATAAAGAAACTGCATCCGAATAACCTGGAAGCACAATCGGAGTTTCAGCAAGAG GTTCGAGTTGTTGGGAAACTGGATCATAAGCATATATTGAAATTAATCGGCACATGTCACGAAGCATATGCCCTAGTCTACGAATACATGCCTGGAAGCCTCGAGAGTTGTCTTTCCAACAAAAGCAGCTCATTTTCCTGGAAAACACGAACTCGAATCATTTCCGAAATCGCAAATACTCTTATGTTCTTGCACACTTCTCGACCCGAAGAGATCATACACGGGAATTTAACACCCAAAAACATCCTTCTTGATTCTGAACTATCCTGTAAGCTCTGCAATTTTAGATTTTCCCCATTGGTTAACGAGGAAACATTCCGATGCCGTAGCTTTCGCCTATATGAAGAAGGGAGCGGACCCTTTTCGTTTACTGATCCGGTGGTTCTTCAAACTGGAAATTTAACAGCGAAATCTGATGTCTATTCTTTTGGGATGATTATCCTGTGGCTACTCACAGGTAATCAGTCACCTGGATTAAGTAACGAAGTAAGAAAGGTGGTTTCCAGTTCAAAATTGACCTCGATTTTGGATGCATCGGCCGGAGAATGGCCTAGCTTTGTGGTTAAACGGTTAGCCGATTTGGGTCTCCGGTGCTGTGAATCAAACACTAGAGATCGGCCGGTGGTCTCACCGGTTCTGGTTAAAGAACTTGAACAGTTGTCTGTTATTGAAGACCGACGAATCCCTCCTTTTTTCTTGTGTCCGATTTTAAAG GAAATCATGTATGATCCTCAGCTGGCGGCGGATGGTTTTACATATGAAGGAGAAGCGTTGTATGGGTGGTTTAAAAACGGGCGGGAAACTTCTCCGATGACAAATTTGAAACTTAGTCATTTGGATCTAACTCCGAACCATTCACTTCGAGTTGCGATTCAGGATTGGCTTTGCAATCCTTGA